The Nitrospira sp. sequence TCAGTTTCTCGAGTAATAGGGGAGCTGGTTCGAGGCTTTTTGTTGAGTGCCATTTCCGGACTTATCTGTCGTCCGAGGTGTAGGATTGCATTTCACAAAGCGCGGAGGGTATAAGAGAACGAGCTGTCGAAGCTACTGATTTTCAAGCATAAAAGGACCAACATACGCCATGAAAGTCTCCCTGCTTTTCCCTCCGACGTGGCATCCCTCTCAGCCGTATCTCAGCCTGCCGTCTCTCACGGGATTTTTGCGCCAGGGTGGGATTTCGGATGTCTCACAGCGTGACCTGGGGATCGAGCTGTTGGACATGGTTTTGACCAGAAACTATGCGGAGGAGGTCTATCAGCGTTTGATTGCTAAGCAGCGTGAGCTGGAAAGGAATCAGACGGGAGAGACAGGGGCAGGCAGTCGGGAGCATTACGTGAAAGTGACCGACTCGCTCGACCGGTTCTCGTATCTCGTGGACCGTATCGAGCTGGCGAAAGAGACATTGCGCAGCGAAGGGTTCTACGACCCTGATGCCTATCGAGCCAGCCTGTTCATGATCGATAAGTGGTTGGAGCTCGTCTCCTCGGTATATTTCCCGACCCGGCTCACGGTTGTGGATAATCAATTTGGGAATTACTCCATCTATTCTTCGAAAGATCTGATGAGGGTCGTTCGTGACGAAGCGCAGAATCCCTATATCAGTCTCTTTCGCGAGCGATTCATTCCGTCGATCATCAAGAGCCGCCCGGATCTCATCGGAGTTTCGATTACCGCCACCTCCCAGATCATCCCCGGTCTGACTCTGTGCCGCTTGATCAAGGAGGCCGATCCGGATCTTCACCTGACGATCGGTGGCAGCATCTTCACCCGTCTCGTGGACAACATTCGCCGCTGCCCCAGTCTCTTCGAATTGACCGACGATATCGTGGTGTTCGAGGGCGAAACGGCTTTGCTGGAATTGGTGAATCAGCTGGCCGGCAAGAAAGATTACAGCAAAGTTCCCAACCTCATCTATCGGCACAATGGGAAGATTACGGTGAACCAACCGTTCTATTCTGAAAACGTCAATCAGCTCCCCGCGCCGAATTATGACGGATTCCCGCTGGATCGCTATTTGTCGCCGGAGCCGGTGCTGCCGGTCCAGTTTTCGCGGGGCTGTTATTACAAGGATTGCGCGTTCTGCGCGCTGACGCTCGACCACCAGAACTTCAGACAGAAGGATCCGGGACGTACGATCGAGGAACTACAATGGCTGAAGCAGCGCTATGGCGCCCGGCATTTCTTTTTCACCGATGAATGCTTTGCGCTGGCACCGACGAAACGGCTCTGCCAACAGATGATTGACAAGCAGCTCGACATCAAATGGACGTGCGAGATGCGGTTTGAGAAAAATCTCTCCCGCGAGCTGTTGGCGTCGATGCGGGATGCCGGATGCCTGAAAATCGTCTTCGGATTGGAATCTTTCAACCAGCGAATCATGGATTTCATGAAGAAGGGCATCAAGCAAGAATGGGTGCGGCGTGTCGCCGATGACTGTGTGGATCTCGGGATCGCCGTGCATTGCTATATCATCGTCGGATTCCCCACGGAAAAAGAAGAAGAAGCGCTCGAAACCATGAACTTTGTCGTCGAGAATAAGAAACTCCATGGATCATACGGGTTTTCGTGTCAGCCCTGCCTGTTTGATTTGGAAAAGGAAGCTCCTATCATGAGCGACCCCGGTGGATACGGCATTCGACGAATCATGCGGCCGTCGGCGGAAGATTTGAGCCTTGGATTTTTCTACGAAGTGCAAGAGGGCATGACTCCCGACGAAGCGGAGCGGTTGTATCAGTATGTCTATGAAAGGATCAGCGAAGTCGTGTGCGAGCTTCCATTCAACTATGCGATGGCGGACGGGCTGCTCTATATCTCAAGAGCTAAAGAAGGGGCTGAACAGGCACCGCTGGCTGCACGTTGACCCTATTTTTTTACGGCAGCTATAATGACGGTTCCTGCGGGATGGTCATGAAGACGGCAACCTTGAGTGAGCGAATAACGGGAAGAGTATCGGACTTTGGTCCGCTGTTCGAGTATACCGTCAAACTTGTACTCCTGACCTCCTTCCTTGAGCTGGTTCTGTATCGTCTGGTCTCGCGGCTTGGGATGCATTTGAGCAAGATGGCGGCGGATCATCCGTGGATCACACCCACATTCACCGCATTGACTGAGGTGGGCACGTGGTTGCTCAATATCGTCGCGGTGTTGTTGTTTTTGGCGCTCACGTTGACGATGGTCAATCGATGGGGAGGGCGTGATACAAGCAAGCTTGTCAAGATGGGGATCGCGGGAGTAGCACTCTTGCTGTTCTTGACCGTCCTGTTTCTGGTCGTGCAGCCGGGAATGCTGGGCGCCGTCATCTACAACGGCTTGACACTCCTGGTGCTCACGTTGTTCGTGTCGGAGTATGTGATCACTCATCGTGAGCCGGCACATCGGATTCTGGCGGCCACATACTATTTGGGTGTCTCCGGGTGGCTGTATTATCAGATTATTTCGACCGCCTACAGTCTGGCGGGAACCTTGGCGGCGCCTCCCTTGGTCTACGAATCCCATCGGGCAGGTGAGGCGCTGATGGTGCTGGCCAGCTATCTCGTTTTTGTCGCCTATGGCAGTAGTAAAAGTTTGTCGCTGCGAACAACGAATCGACGGCAGCGGAACCGGGCCATTTGGTTTTGGTCGACGACGGGCATCATCTTCACAGCGCTCATCGTGGCCGACTATCTCTTGGATCTTTATAGTCCGGCGTTCGCATCGGCGTTTCGCCAGGCCTCACAGGGCATCGGCTGGATCTTTCAATTCGGGATGGGCTATACCTTCTACCTCCCGTTTGTTGTGTATGTCGGAGGACTACTCTGTTGGTCCTACACGGTCATCAAGTTGGTAATGACCGGTCGGCTCGCGGGCTATGGAATTGGTTTGATGTTCATCGCCGGCTATGCCTTACTGTTCTCAAATCTTACGTTGATGGTCGTTCTCGGAGTCATGTTACTTGCCCTTGATCGAGCAAAGTCATCTGCAACAGAAGCGGTATCGACGACCGCCGGTCCTGTGATGCCGGCAACAGACGGCCTTATTACAGGGCGAGCATAAGCCCGGAGCGAAAACTTACTATGGAAACGCCTGCACCAATATCACCGCAGACAGAGGCCGCCACTGATCAGCCCATGTCGCCGGACGAAGAAATCGCTGCGATCGAAACGTTATTGGCGAGCGAACCTGACGACTTTCAGGCTCGCTGCCGACTCGGCGAATTGTACTTCAGTAAAGGGCGGCTCGATGACGCCTTGGCGGAAGTCAAAAAAGCGATTGAGATGGCCGAATCCCTTCGCACAGAGATGAATCGTTCGCTGGCTATGTACTATGCGAACCTCGGAACGATCTACGCGACCAAGAACATGACCGATGAGGCCGAGGCGGAATTTCGGCATGCCCTGGAGGTCTTCCCACATGACGTCCTGGCGCTGTTCAACCTCGGGCGGCTCTACGCGGACAACAAGAAGTACATGGAAGCGAAGAACTATTACGAGCGTCTGGTCGAGATGACCCCGGAGGACCCGATTGCTTGGTATAATCTCGCGGGGGTCTATATCGAGTTGGATAACCCCCAAGTGTCCGATTACAACACGATCGACATGGGGATTCAGTGTTATCTTCGCACGTTGGAGCTGGACCCCAAACATTTGGAGTCAAGCTTCAAGCTGATGGAAATCGCCCTGAATCATAAGAAGACCGATTTGGCGATCCGGGTCATGGAGAGCGCGGTCGAGCACAATCCGGATGAGCCGCTCGCGTACTACAATCTCATCAGCGTCTATGACAAATGCAAGCTCTTTGAGCAGGCGGAAGAGACTCGAAAACGGTTGAAAGATCGGTTTGCCAAGAAGACAAAGGACAATCCACGGTCCTGATTCACTTTTAGGGAAGGGGGGCACTATGTTTGGGAGTCTAGGGTTCACCGAGCTGATCCTCATCCTCATGATCGTGTTGATTATCTTCGGCGCGGGGAAATTACCGCAATTGGGCGAAGGGCTCGGCAAAGCGATCAAGGGATTCAAGAAGTCCGTCCATGAGGCGGACCAGATCGAGGCTGACGCTCAGACGGCGGCGCAACAGGCGACGGCACCCAACGCGATAAACGCGGCTCCTACCCAGAATGCCGCATTGAATCAGCCCAGTGGGGCTACGGTACAGCCGGCTCCACGCTCCTAGCAGACGACACGCGTATGGATACCGAACTGGGCTTGGCCGCTGGCTACATCGAGACGTTTGCCGGAAACGGGAAAGCCCGCAGCACGGGTGACGGCAAACGTGCGGTGAAAGCCGGAATTCCCCTCCCTCATCACGTCGCCCTCGACAAGCATGAGCAGTGGCTGTACTTTGCGGAATCAGGCTCCGATCGCGTCAGGCGGATTCATCTGCAGGAAGGCACCCTTCACAATTTCGCGGGCATCGGGGAAACATGCTACAGCGGCGATGAAGGTCTCTGTGGAGAGGCGGGGCTCTACCTGCCGTTGGCGGTCGCGTTTGATTCCCATAATAATTTGTATATCTGCGATTCGGGAAGCAATCGGATTCGAAGGATTGATCATGAAACGGGCATCATCACGACGGTGGTCGGTACCGGTCAGCATGGTTTTAACGGAGATGGCGCTGCGCTGGAGGTCAATCTAACCTGGCCGGCTGCGATCGCGTTCGATAAGGACGATGTCTTATACATCGCTGATACCCAAGCCCATAAAATCCGGCGGTATGACTCGAAGACGGGAATGGTGACGACGATTGCAGGAACGTGGACAGCGGAAGACGATGCACGGGAGCAGCCGTTGGTGGCAAGAAATCTAGTCGTCTTGTCCGGTGATGCGATCGGAATCGATTTCAGTGATGATCAGGGCTGGCTCATGCCGGTCTGCTCCGATGGGCTGGACATGT is a genomic window containing:
- the tatA gene encoding twin-arginine translocase TatA/TatE family subunit translates to MFGSLGFTELILILMIVLIIFGAGKLPQLGEGLGKAIKGFKKSVHEADQIEADAQTAAQQATAPNAINAAPTQNAALNQPSGATVQPAPRS
- a CDS encoding radical SAM protein; translated protein: MKVSLLFPPTWHPSQPYLSLPSLTGFLRQGGISDVSQRDLGIELLDMVLTRNYAEEVYQRLIAKQRELERNQTGETGAGSREHYVKVTDSLDRFSYLVDRIELAKETLRSEGFYDPDAYRASLFMIDKWLELVSSVYFPTRLTVVDNQFGNYSIYSSKDLMRVVRDEAQNPYISLFRERFIPSIIKSRPDLIGVSITATSQIIPGLTLCRLIKEADPDLHLTIGGSIFTRLVDNIRRCPSLFELTDDIVVFEGETALLELVNQLAGKKDYSKVPNLIYRHNGKITVNQPFYSENVNQLPAPNYDGFPLDRYLSPEPVLPVQFSRGCYYKDCAFCALTLDHQNFRQKDPGRTIEELQWLKQRYGARHFFFTDECFALAPTKRLCQQMIDKQLDIKWTCEMRFEKNLSRELLASMRDAGCLKIVFGLESFNQRIMDFMKKGIKQEWVRRVADDCVDLGIAVHCYIIVGFPTEKEEEALETMNFVVENKKLHGSYGFSCQPCLFDLEKEAPIMSDPGGYGIRRIMRPSAEDLSLGFFYEVQEGMTPDEAERLYQYVYERISEVVCELPFNYAMADGLLYISRAKEGAEQAPLAAR
- a CDS encoding tetratricopeptide repeat protein, whose translation is METPAPISPQTEAATDQPMSPDEEIAAIETLLASEPDDFQARCRLGELYFSKGRLDDALAEVKKAIEMAESLRTEMNRSLAMYYANLGTIYATKNMTDEAEAEFRHALEVFPHDVLALFNLGRLYADNKKYMEAKNYYERLVEMTPEDPIAWYNLAGVYIELDNPQVSDYNTIDMGIQCYLRTLELDPKHLESSFKLMEIALNHKKTDLAIRVMESAVEHNPDEPLAYYNLISVYDKCKLFEQAEETRKRLKDRFAKKTKDNPRS